In Aedes albopictus strain Foshan chromosome 3, AalbF5, whole genome shotgun sequence, the following are encoded in one genomic region:
- the LOC134292035 gene encoding histone H3, with protein sequence MARTKQTARKSTGGKAPRKQLATKAARKSAPATGGVKKPHRYRPGTVALREIRRYQKSTELLIRKLPFQRLVREIAQDFKTDLRFQSSAVMALQEASEAYLVGLFEDTNLCAIHAKRVTIMPKDIQLARRIRGERA encoded by the coding sequence ATGGCTCGTACCAAGCAAACGGCGCGCAAATCAACAGGAGGCAAGGCACCTCGCAAACAGCTGGCAACCAAGGCGGCTCGGAAGAGTGCCCCTGCTACCGGTGGCGTGAAGAAACCACATCGCTATCGGCCGGGAACGGTGGCCCTGCGAGAGATCCGTCGCTACCAGAAGTCGACTGAGTTGCTCATCCGAAAGCTGCCCTTCCAACGGTTGGTTCGCGAAATCGCCCAGGACTTCAAGACCGATTTGCGCTTCCAGAGCTCGGCTGTGATGGCACTGCAAGAGGCGAGCGAGGCCTACCTGGTGGGCCTGTTCGAAGATACCAACTTGTGTGCAATCCACGCCAAGCGTGTGACCATCATGCCGAAGGACATCCAGCTGGCCCGACGCATTCGAGGGGAACGCGCTTAA